One window of the Dethiosulfovibrio russensis genome contains the following:
- a CDS encoding MBL fold metallo-hydrolase has translation MLPVNGLVFLGTAGTRFNVINQRRSSGGMVASLDGFIVAIDPGPGALVRMCSLRPTVDPNKIDGMLLTHRHIDHSGDFNVVAEAMTGGGRRPGGLVALPSDAISEEPVLFGYLKRRIAEIHLWEDGIPVPFPKGEVIPLRLRHHGVECYGLKFIGNFPTWGIISDTAYIAKIPSFFFDCDVVVANTTLLEKVGRIEHLSVPDMEKLLEEISPKLLLMTHLGTRILESSPSKIAERLSNERTQVLSAEDGMIIDFDEIARRKTDGKTYREE, from the coding sequence GTGCTTCCGGTCAACGGCCTGGTCTTTTTGGGGACCGCCGGAACCAGATTCAACGTCATAAACCAAAGAAGAAGCTCCGGAGGAATGGTGGCTTCCTTGGACGGGTTCATAGTGGCGATAGATCCCGGCCCAGGAGCACTGGTCCGTATGTGCTCGCTGAGACCTACAGTAGATCCCAATAAAATCGACGGGATGCTTTTAACCCATCGTCATATAGACCACAGCGGAGATTTTAACGTTGTGGCGGAAGCGATGACCGGAGGAGGACGCCGCCCCGGAGGTCTAGTGGCCCTGCCTTCGGACGCCATATCGGAGGAACCGGTGCTTTTCGGATACCTGAAGCGAAGAATAGCGGAAATCCACCTATGGGAAGACGGCATACCTGTCCCCTTCCCTAAAGGAGAGGTTATTCCCCTGAGATTGAGACACCACGGAGTCGAGTGTTACGGACTGAAATTCATAGGAAATTTTCCGACATGGGGAATTATCAGCGATACAGCCTATATCGCGAAAATACCCAGTTTCTTCTTCGACTGCGACGTGGTAGTGGCCAACACAACATTGCTCGAAAAGGTCGGCAGAATAGAGCATCTATCCGTCCCGGACATGGAGAAACTCCTTGAGGAGATCTCGCCGAAGCTGTTGCTTATGACCCACCTAGGAACCAGGATACTGGAATCGTCCCCCTCGAAAATAGCGGAGAGGCTCTCAAACGAGCGCACTCAGGTGTTGTCGGCTGAGGACGGTATGATAATAGATTTCGACGAAATCGCACGACGTAAAACAGACGGGAAGACATATCGAGAGGAGTGA